From the Betaproteobacteria bacterium genome, one window contains:
- a CDS encoding SRPBCC family protein: protein MNVQIDKTYPMPCPAEVAWEFLQNLEAVAACMPGAKITERLDAGRYKGTVTVKVGPATMSFRGEVEMKDVDSAARTLRLLGKGTDSTGSSGASMNLTARIEAAEGGLCTLVGASEVSMSGKAAAFGGRMMNTVADQILKQFADNFAGQVSALQAQRAAPAAAGGGVPAAAVAIPPPAAGELNGLALVWTIFKDWLRGLFSRKTA, encoded by the coding sequence GAGGTCGCGTGGGAATTCCTGCAGAACCTCGAAGCGGTTGCCGCGTGCATGCCCGGGGCGAAGATTACCGAACGCCTCGACGCAGGACGCTACAAGGGAACAGTGACAGTGAAGGTGGGTCCGGCGACGATGTCCTTCCGGGGAGAGGTTGAGATGAAGGATGTCGACTCGGCCGCCCGGACGTTGCGTCTGCTGGGCAAGGGTACCGATAGTACGGGGAGTTCAGGCGCTTCCATGAATCTGACTGCCCGTATCGAGGCTGCCGAAGGAGGCCTTTGCACTCTGGTGGGCGCGAGCGAAGTATCGATGAGCGGCAAGGCGGCTGCCTTCGGCGGACGCATGATGAACACGGTCGCCGACCAGATCCTGAAACAGTTCGCCGACAACTTCGCGGGTCAGGTCAGCGCGCTCCAGGCGCAACGAGCGGCTCCCGCGGCAGCGGGCGGCGGCGTGCCGGCGGCTGCAGTGGCTATCCCTCCACCGGCTGCCGGGGAACTGAACGGCCTCGCGCTCGTGTGGACGATTTTCAAGGACTGGCTGCGCGGCCTGTTTTCCAGGAAAACGGCGTGA